GAAACTTGTCTCCCACCTCCTCCTTTTTCGCCGGAACGTCCCCAAGATACTCAAAATCGAATCCCGCCTCTTTTTCCCTCTTGATCTCGTCCATTTATGACTCCCGATAACTATATTAAAAACCTTTCACATTTAACCGTGTCGGAAAACTTCCGCCATATACCGCTTCCCTTTAAATGATGATGTTTTCGGGCCTCTTCCCCCACTCGATAAGAGCATAGACGTTGTGGTTGTGGATGCTCTCGATATTTTCAGACTCCACCAGAAACCACTCGAATATGTCAAGCTCTATGAGACGCCGGGACACCTCCCTGACGACGTCCTCCACAAACATGGGATTGTCATAGGCCTTTTCGGTCAAATACTTTTCGTCCGACCTTTTCAAAAGGGAGTACAAATCCGCGCTTCCCGACCCCTCCACAATGGCTATAATATCTTCGATCCAGAAGAACTTCTTTGAAAGGAGACGGACATTTACATGGCTCCTCTGGTTATGAGCCCCAAACTCCGATATCTCCTTCGAGCAGGGGCAGAGGGTCGTTATGGGAACCTTTATTCCCACAATGAATTCCTTTTTCTCTCCGCTGTAGCCGACATAGCGGCATTTATATTCCATCAGCCCCTCTTCGCCGGATATAGGGGCCTTCTTCTTTATGAAATAGGGGAAGTCGAACTCGATGTGGGCGGATTTCGCGTTTAGCAGGTCTTTCATCTTGTCCAATATTGTATCGAAGTTCTTGATCTTTATCTCCATACGGTACTCATTGAGTATCTCAACGAACCTGCTCATGTGAGTGCCCTTGAACTTGTGGGGTAGGTCAACGTAAAGGTTAATGCTCGCAATCGTGTGCTGGGTTCCGTTTTCCTTGTCTAAGACAACGATAGGATACCGAATCCCCTTTACGCCCACCTTATCGATATCGATGTCGTTTATAC
The DNA window shown above is from Candidatus Zymogenus saltonus and carries:
- a CDS encoding GTP cyclohydrolase I FolE2 gives rise to the protein MIDIQNQKGINDIDIDKVGVKGIRYPIVVLDKENGTQHTIASINLYVDLPHKFKGTHMSRFVEILNEYRMEIKIKNFDTILDKMKDLLNAKSAHIEFDFPYFIKKKAPISGEEGLMEYKCRYVGYSGEKKEFIVGIKVPITTLCPCSKEISEFGAHNQRSHVNVRLLSKKFFWIEDIIAIVEGSGSADLYSLLKRSDEKYLTEKAYDNPMFVEDVVREVSRRLIELDIFEWFLVESENIESIHNHNVYALIEWGKRPENIII